The genome window GGGCACGCCCGGGACGCCCGCCAGGCCCAGGTGGCTCGCGAGGCCCTCGAGGTCCTGGGCATGGCCGCCGACGCCGGACCTGCCACCCACCACCGCCACCACCAGCCGGTGCCGCAGCGCGGCCCCCTCGCGGCGCAGCAGCTCCGCGGCGGCGCGCAGCAGCACGTCGGGGGCCTTGAGCGGCTGGACGCGCCCGGCGAAGACGAGCACGAGGGCGTCGGGGTCGAGCCCCAGCCGCGCGCGTGCGGCGCCGCGGCCGCGGTCGGCACCCGGACCGGGCGAGAACCTGTCCAGGTCGACGCCGGGCGGCACCACGTCCACCCGGTCGGGCGCCGCGCCGTAGCGCTGCACGAGGTCTCGCGCCTCGTCGTCGGTGTTGGCGATGAGCCGGTCGGCCGCGGCCACCACCTGCTCCTCCCCGATGACCCGGGAGGCCGGCTCGGGCAGGTCACCGGCGGCGAGGTGGGCGTTCTTGACCTTGGCGAGGGTGTGGGAGGAGTGGACCAGGGGCACCCCCCAGCGGTCAGCGGCCAGGTCCGCCACCTGGCCGGACAGCCAGTAGTGGGAGTGCACGAGGTCGTACCAGCCGGCCTCGCGGCGGGCCTCGGTGCGCAGCACCCCCGCCGCGAAGGTGCACATCTGCGCGGGCAGGTCCTCCTTGGCGAGGCCCTCGAAGGGACCGGCGGCCACGTGG of Quadrisphaera sp. RL12-1S contains these proteins:
- the mshA gene encoding D-inositol-3-phosphate glycosyltransferase is translated as MVSMHTSPLDQPGTGDAGGLNVYVVELARELARRGTEVEVFTRARSSAAPPEVELAPGVLVRHVAAGPFEGLAKEDLPAQMCTFAAGVLRTEARREAGWYDLVHSHYWLSGQVADLAADRWGVPLVHSSHTLAKVKNAHLAAGDLPEPASRVIGEEQVVAAADRLIANTDDEARDLVQRYGAAPDRVDVVPPGVDLDRFSPGPGADRGRGAARARLGLDPDALVLVFAGRVQPLKAPDVLLRAAAELLRREGAALRHRLVVAVVGGRSGVGGHAQDLEGLASHLGLAGVPGVPDVVRFEPPASRDVLPEWFRAADLVAVPSYNESFGLVALEAQACGTPVVAARVGGLVTAVADGTSGVLVDGHDPRSWAAALQQLAADPGERERLAAGARTHAERFGWGASAEGVLRSYAAALDRRRRASA